DNA from Athene noctua chromosome Z, bAthNoc1.hap1.1, whole genome shotgun sequence:
CCATCACTAAAAATGTaacttgaaaaatattatttcagaaggCGTTTTGCTTCCAAAGTTACCAATGAAGAGTTACTCTGCTTTTAATTTACAAGTAATTAACCCTCAAACACTCCATGAAACATGTTACAGGTTCACGTGTTCCACACCCTACCCCTTCCTTTCTacaagagaaagaaggggaatAACTTGCTAACTTAGGTCCCCAAAACTAGATATGGAAAGAATAGCTTAATTGTACAGCATAGTCAACATTCTTATCGGTTAATTTTATACAACTGTACATTTTGGGGACAAAAATGGCTTCTTTCTCAATCTTTAagtctgtaaaatgaaaaggaCTTGAGTTGTATTCTCGGGTTAAGCAACAGCATAGTCCTCAAAGGAGTCTCCAGAACACAAAAGCCATGCCCCTCTCTGCCCAGAAAACAGCAGATTAGTGTTTCAAGAgaaaaaacgaaacaaaaatcAACAGTGGGTAAATTCAGGCAAGATTTAGCCAAAGGACACTTTTAACTTTTGTCCTGTACCACTGCTTTAtcctgaaaaatacaaaacatggAAAGCTCTTGAAGTTACATCAGTTACTGAGTGGCTTTCATGGAAATAAAAGTGCAGGCAGAAGTGCTGGAGAAACCCAAGTCAGAAAATACCCTTTGTGACTTCTCTACATGGAATATCTGAAACAACTACTAGCACAAGCAAAAACACAGAGCAGTTTTAGAAGGAAGTAGAGCTGAAAAACGTGGTGTGCATCTGTAGACCCAAACCATTGGTGTTAGCCAATTAACCAAACACAGCTCATCCAAGTTTTTATAATCATCAAGTTGCTAAGAGGGTACGCAACAGTTTGGAAATTTCTATAAAGCATCAGGATTGTGAAGAATCCTGAAAGCGATTTGATGCAATCCACCTGCAGATTGCTAAAATGAAGTCGCCTTAAACCCTGTGTATCATTTTAATAACGATGTTTAGGAAGGAGGAACAACTTCCTATGTTTACTCCACTagacagaattcagaaaaaaCAGTGAGTTAATCACCATATTCTGTCTGAAGTACCTACTTCTGAATAGAGGGGTGGAGGCAGAAAACGGAACTCCTGGATGTATGCAAACAATGGTCCTGGAAGCGCTCTCTCAAAGTCATCACAAGCACCTATGGGTGCAAGGCTGGACTGTCTTTGTTCCTCTGTGACCACTTCTGCATAGCTAGGAGGTGCTGCAGGGAAAAGGCACACGCAGTTCCACCAACAAGTTCTTACGCAGGTCAAAACACAGAACGTGATAGATGTTAAAACTTTAATCATCGTAAAGGACTTCAGCAGCTGTTGAACATGAAAGGCATGGTAGGCTGCTTGGTTTTCCTTCAAGATCGTGCTCAAATCCAAGAGCAGACCAACCACTGCTTATGGTGGCTTTATAATTTAAAGCATCCCCAAAATACTGAATTTCTGCAGGAATGACAGAACACTGCATTCCTCTGTGCTCTACAAATTCAAGTCCGGGAATCATACATGAAAAAGGGATGTTTAGTAGATTATGTGACAACAGAGGGAGACACAGAGGTTCTCCAACAAGAGATTTCCCCACAAAAATGGTTTACATTCTCTTTTCACAAAGCCTTGGCTACTAAGGCTGGTAAAGGATGCTGTCAACTGCCACTACCATAACGCCTCGCAACCAAGGATGCAACTGGGATACTGGAGGCAGGATGGATTTTACACGGGTAACAGTGCCATCCTGCACTCTCACTTGTGCCAGCTCCCAAGCAGTTGGATTTCACCGCTGGCCCGTGAGAGGAAAGCAGGGAGAGAATactcctcttctccagaggaCAAGCAGGTGGCAAGGAAACATCCACAAGGGATTTCCTGTGGCCTTTGTTACGAAGGATGTAATTTGGGTCTGTTTGCACGACAGCCATgaataaagcagacaaaaatgaaGACAGACTAGGAAGATGATTGGGATTTGCATTCTCAAATTACCTTCTGGTCTTTCAGGCAGTGTCAGACCGAGCCAATTCATGTTCATGCTACACTGGCTGCTCACACTTGATGTTCTGCTACCAAACGGGTGTAGAGGAATGGTACCAACAACCAGCGGTAAGTTAAGGAATAAATCCATGGCGCCTGGAATATCAACATACACCTAAAGAACAACAGAAGAGGTGTATGATTAAAATCCAGGTTCATATGAGCACTTCATAATTATTAGACTTAGTAACTATCAGGTTAGACTAAATTCTCTATGCATGGAGTGTTCCACAAGGAACTTAAGTTTCTTATTGTTAGTTTTAGGGTCAATGTCCTGATGGAGACAAAAAGCTCCTCGAGTCAGAACCAGCTCAGGATTCTTAACGTGAGCCCTCACGTGGAAATGTCACCTACTCATAACACATTCGCTTAGCTGGTGCACAACTGTTTTAAGAACATGTGTGATTTAAACGGAATTTAGTTACAGGAGGCTAATCCCAGGATATGCATTACTTTTGTAACCAGCTGGCACAGAATGCTTTGCTAGCTATTCCAAGAACGGCGGAAACTACTCATGCTCGAGTGAAACAGACCACCCAACGTACCATCAGTGAATACTCCACACGGATTATGCTACAGTCCAGGATTGAAGGGGAAACAGGTGGAATCTTCAACTGTTTGCCATTCCAGGTTTCTGTTTTGCCAGATGACAAGGATTCCCCACGCAGGTTGGCAACAAGCTGTTTGACTTCCTTCATTTTCCCTTTGGCATAAAATGCCTGTGTTTGGTAAATGGCTGCCTTTGGCACCACCACACGGGAAGAGCAGTTCTCAATCTCAGCAAAGATCTGAATTGATTcacctgaaacaaaacagaaatttcatGTTCTCTTTATATTTGCAAGGCATCTTAAGCCAATTGCCACGTTCTGTGTATAATGCACTGGGTACTGCTAGTGATGCTCTAACTCAAAAAACATCCACTGATGCAAACAGGAATAGGATCACCAGGAGCTGATCTCCAAGAAAGATGTATAGATCTAATAGGAGCAGGCGTCCTCTGACAATCTGGAGACCCAGCCCGCGTCAGTGAACAACATTAATTGCAgttaagaaaacagcaagaaGACTGCTGAATGCAGACTGAGGTGATAAGAATAGTTTACatatttcatttatataaaagCACCAAGTacaaactgtcattttaaaaaggaaggaaaaacatttcctAGAATTACTTCTGTTACGTACCTGGGGTGTAGCCCTTCCTCTCAATTTTGGCACTTAAGGATATTGGGCCTGAGgtacaaaaccaacaacaaagaGTCTTTTCTTTTGTGCCTGCTTGGGgtgactgcaaaaaaaaaaaaagaagaacaagaTTGCCCATTTAATTAAAGAGTTCCATGAATCCCTTCATCTATTTGAATTGACAGAGAAAATTCTCCTAATGTACTTATTACCTATTTTGATAAACATAGACAGTTTTATTTAGAGGAAGAACTCAAGGAGTTTCAATGGCACTATGCAGATAAGGTTGATTCTAATCCCTTTACTCATAAACACACTGCTTTTGCTGCTATACTTCATACTACAGCCACACTTAAAACAGCTTTTATACTTAAATACTATGTAACCTGAGAAAAGGCTTTATAGTCTACATATCCCAACATATTACTGGcagagtttttaatttttcagtaaactAGAACATCTTTCCAGTACAACGTATTTCAGAAACAATAACTAAGCTAAAGTACTGTAACCTTGAGTCCTGCTATTTCCTCTGTTTCACAATGATCTCGTTTCATCTATATTAAACAGACTGTTATTTTACACAGTATCATGATTTAGGACCTGATCCAAAGACCATTAAAGTCAAAATGGGAGTCCTTTGGTTTTAACGGAATTTGTGCAAGGCCAATGTCCCTTTGCAAGTCTGATTTTTCACCCATACACACAAGAAACCTATTTCAATGGACTCTgagggtgtctgtgtgtcccgtcccccccccccccccccatagaTCAGGAtttgaggaagaagaagaaaaaaacaagaggaatTTTAGGCCTGATTGAAATCAAATCATCATTGAAAGCAGTTGTGGTACTGAAGTTATTTCAATGAaatgacatttcagaaaaagactCTGCAGAACTGTGATAATTTCTCCCCATTGGTAGAAAACCATCCATATGGAAATTATCAATTATGCACATCAGCACAtcttttactttgcatttttaagTTAGCAGACTCTCTCTGTAATATACTTTTAAAGTTTCACCGTTCCTTCCACagattgttttttatttaaaaataaaagaggaacAGTTCTCAAAATTTTCCTTATTAGTGACAGTTTCACAATTTAGTATTACCGATTTAAATTGACAAAGCCATTTTACATGTCTTAAAAGCGAAGCAACTCAAAGTATGGGAAAATGTAGCTTTCAAAATACCAGTAGTCACAGAGTTGCTGAATTGATGTAATACTTAGAAGATCATCTTTAACTAAACTAGCGAATAAATAATAGGTAAAATTAGATGTGGATATTGTTTCAGttattatactttatttttatgCCAGAAACAAAGAGTGAGTAATTCTGTCAATTCTTACCAGTAATGAAGGAGTGTTGATATCTATATGTTCAAAGACTGTAAATTCCTTCTTTAATTTTACTGGTAGAAACCAAGGCCTATGCAATTCGGCTTTCACCCAATAGCGCACACTGCCATGTCTGCCTTCGAATGAGGTAGCAAGTGGTCTGTGCAGGACACAAATGTCAAAATTGAGTAAAGTCTGTCTAATAATGATACAATTGCTCAGATCAGGGATTAGTATCTAGAACTGCATTTTTAATGCACTGTAGCATTTAATACAGCATAACTTATTTGCAAAGTTTCTGTATCTCAGAAGAATTCAAGATTAAAAGCGGGAGAAGAAATCATCTCCAATTCATCCTACTATAGTTTTGCATAGATTTTAAGAATCAATTAAAGAATTGTACTAGAAAATGCCAGCAGAGTACACATTTCCTTTAAACTTAAGAGGCCACTTTCACGTCTAGAGTAAAGCTTGCCCTTAAGGCCAAATTAAGACTACCAACTTATATTTATCATTAGTGTCAACCAATTATTGGTTCGGATACTGTATTTCGTACATCATGGTCTACTGTTTACTCGGTTGGTATCTCAGTGTCCATAGACTGATTTTATCAGTAACTCAGCAGTTCCGCAGTTTTGCCTTAAGCCGAGTAAATATTTCAACTTAAGAGTTCTTAAGAGAGAGGCTACTTTAAATACCTTCTAGCCTTCCTCTACCCTGATGAGACCAGCTCAAAACATCTGTATTATGTACAGATGTACATATGTAATTATATATGTAAGTCATCAAGACTATCTGCTTTAAATTTGACACATGAAAAGTCCTTtttgggagctggaggaaaaacGATGTGGAAAGGATCTCCAAGCCTTTCAGCATCACCTTTTTATCCTGTAACATCACAAACGGAAAGACAAAAGATCTTTATATTCCAGTTATTTCCAATTAACAGTAGTTAttccatattttcttcttttatgcaAGTTTTTTCCTATTTTACTATGTTTTGAACACAGTAATATATAAACTAAGTAAATAATTCGCAGAGCTTCCTTATCTTCCACAGGGAATACATAAAGCTAGCCATGCTAGTACTTTTCAGTTACAGGTTTGACTTCTCTATTTGCACATCTGAAATGTTtatctcccccctccccaataaTCCAAATTAAAGGATTTTCTAATGGGTCTTCCAATATTTCATCCTGCCCCACAGTCTTTAAGGCAAATATCAGTAAGCCCAGTGtgtcttctttctttccactGTTGCTCTGCAGTTTTAAGTAAATTTTGGAAGTATTCTACGGACACAAAACAACAAGTAAGTAGGCAGTGTAGAACTTCAGGCTTTTAATACCAGCCTTTGTTTTCTCAGTATTATCAACAGCTGGTTTCACAGTAATTCCTTCATGTCACTTAGAAGCTGTGTTTTGACCAACGGTTGTGGTATTTCGCTAGCTATCTGCTTCACTTCAAGCATTTCATGTTCACATGTAATGTTCTGGGGGTTTTTCAGATTTATATGCCCCTTCCAACTTAGGGGAAGGTCAGTATTAGGCTTCTTTCTTTCTGTAGTTGAGAAATGCTAAGTTGTCTTTAAAAATCTCCACGTACACAGTTCTTCCTCCACTGTTCCAGTAAGATCTACTGTTAAGTCCTGTGCTGTTCACTTTGAAGCAGACCCGTAAAAGCATTTATCTGCAGGTTCTGCTAAAACCAGCACCTCTAATAAACAGATGGTTTATTAGCTTTAATATTAGGTACTGAGCTATTTTACGTCACACACTGCCAAATTTTTTTCAACCTTTATGACTTCACTGCTTGCCTTTTATAGCAAAAGGCTCCTTTTCCCATCCATGTCAAAGACTCCCTCTCTGTTCCTGTGTATTTAAGTTTTATTACAACTTgtatttttagtcattttttgTATTGGTAACTCTTCTAGGCATTAATCTTCCATTCCCAATGTCTACATAGCACATTTCAGACTTGAGGCGAGGGAACAACATCTTAACGTTTCTGCTCTCCCTCTTGCTTCACCAGTAATTTCTGAGACAAATGAGATTAGGGATGGGAATTCTTCTTGATTCATCTACCCATCCTCCTGCTTACTTCCACCCAGGCTTTCTGCTTAAAGGCTAGCCTGGGTATGTACACCCGAAAGGAGAACAACCTCCTCTTTTGTTCAAACACAGTTAAACTTGCCACCTCTGTTCCAGACTGAGCCCAGGCAATTCAGCTCTGATCTTATCTCTAGTTCTGCTGGTCTGCATGGCTCCAGTAAACTGCTGGTTGGGTTAGAAGGTACCTCAGCCACTCTGTCAGTACTCCTGTCAAGGTTTAaattcttctccctcctcttggGAAGGAGTAAAATATGCAAAGACCTAATAAGTCAGTAGGACTTGGTCAAAAGAAACTGGGCAGCAATGAGCTTCAGTTTTGTTgaagtgaggaggaaaaaaacaaaaagaagtgtGTATCGGTTTAAAAGCAACCTCTTCAGTTTAATGAGATTATGTCCTCCGATGCATGTCGGAGCACAATTCCTACTACCATTGAAAaggtttcccctccacccacaGCAGGAGCTTGGCTCAGGCAGATGGGCAGCAGGGCCCAGGACTGTGTGCAGGCACTTACGTCTGTGGAAGCTCAAAGCTGAATGCATATTCATGCCTTCCCGAATGGATGGTGTGGAGGCCTTCTTCTGAATTGTCATCGTctaggagggagaaaaaaaaccaacacgcTATTCCACCTGCAGATTTTATACATTACATGGGGCTTCTTTACCAGAACAAAAGTGATTTACACACTCATTACAGCACTTAAGAACGTGGTGTCCCAGACACAAGGGTCTCATGTCCATTCGTATTAACCTGCCGGATGCAGGGAGAACTCTTACCCACGGAAGGGTGAGATCCCCAGATTCACCTTCCACAGAAGCAAAAGTTAATTTGCTTTAATTTAGACTCCCACCTCTGAGCACTGACACAGTTGCAACTGCTGCCATTTCAAGGCCTGCCTGCAAGACTCATAATGGAAATCACGCTTTCCACTGCGATTCCTCATTAAAACTGAGCAGAGATGGCTCTTTAACAGCATTAAGTGGTCTGCACAAAGTCTACTGTGTAA
Protein-coding regions in this window:
- the ARRDC3 gene encoding arrestin domain-containing protein 3 isoform X4, whose product is MVLGKVKSLTISFDCLNDSNVPVYSSGDTVSGRVNLEVTGEIRVKSLRIHARGHAKVRWTESRNAGSNTAYTQNYTEEVEYFNHKDILVGHERDDDNSEEGLHTIHSGRHEYAFSFELPQTPLATSFEGRHGSVRYWVKAELHRPWFLPVKLKKEFTVFEHIDINTPSLLSPQAGTKEKTLCCWFCTSGPISLSAKIERKGYTPGESIQIFAEIENCSSRVVVPKAAIYQTQAFYAKGKMKEVKQLVANLRGESLSSGKTETWNGKQLKIPPVSPSILDCSIIRVEYSLMVYVDIPGAMDLFLNLPLVVGTIPLHPFGSRTSSVSSQCSMNMNWLGLTLPERPED
- the ARRDC3 gene encoding arrestin domain-containing protein 3 isoform X3, whose translation is MVLGKVKSLTISFDCLNDSNVPVYSSGDTVSGRVNLEVTGEIRVKSLRIHARGHAKVRWTESRNAGSNTAYTQNYTEEVEYFNHKDILVGHEREGLHTIHSGRHEYAFSFELPQTPLATSFEGRHGSVRYWVKAELHRPWFLPVKLKKEFTVFEHIDINTPSLLSPQAGTKEKTLCCWFCTSGPISLSAKIERKGYTPGESIQIFAEIENCSSRVVVPKAAIYQTQAFYAKGKMKEVKQLVANLRGESLSSGKTETWNGKQLKIPPVSPSILDCSIIRVEYSLMVYVDIPGAMDLFLNLPLVVGTIPLHPFGSRTSSVSSQCSMNMNWLGLTLPERPEAPPSYAEVVTEEQRQSSLAPIGACDDFERALPGPLFAYIQEFRFLPPPLYSEIDPNPDRPTDDRPSCPSR
- the ARRDC3 gene encoding arrestin domain-containing protein 3 isoform X2, which encodes MVLGKVKSLTISFDCLNDSNVPVYSSGDTVSGRVNLEVTGEIRVKSLRIHARGHAKVRWTESRNAGSNTAYTQNYTEEVEYFNHKDILVGHEREEGLHTIHSGRHEYAFSFELPQTPLATSFEGRHGSVRYWVKAELHRPWFLPVKLKKEFTVFEHIDINTPSLLSPQAGTKEKTLCCWFCTSGPISLSAKIERKGYTPGESIQIFAEIENCSSRVVVPKAAIYQTQAFYAKGKMKEVKQLVANLRGESLSSGKTETWNGKQLKIPPVSPSILDCSIIRVEYSLMVYVDIPGAMDLFLNLPLVVGTIPLHPFGSRTSSVSSQCSMNMNWLGLTLPERPEAPPSYAEVVTEEQRQSSLAPIGACDDFERALPGPLFAYIQEFRFLPPPLYSEIDPNPDRPTDDRPSCPSR
- the ARRDC3 gene encoding arrestin domain-containing protein 3 isoform X1, with amino-acid sequence MVLGKVKSLTISFDCLNDSNVPVYSSGDTVSGRVNLEVTGEIRVKSLRIHARGHAKVRWTESRNAGSNTAYTQNYTEEVEYFNHKDILVGHERDDDNSEEGLHTIHSGRHEYAFSFELPQTPLATSFEGRHGSVRYWVKAELHRPWFLPVKLKKEFTVFEHIDINTPSLLSPQAGTKEKTLCCWFCTSGPISLSAKIERKGYTPGESIQIFAEIENCSSRVVVPKAAIYQTQAFYAKGKMKEVKQLVANLRGESLSSGKTETWNGKQLKIPPVSPSILDCSIIRVEYSLMVYVDIPGAMDLFLNLPLVVGTIPLHPFGSRTSSVSSQCSMNMNWLGLTLPERPEAPPSYAEVVTEEQRQSSLAPIGACDDFERALPGPLFAYIQEFRFLPPPLYSEIDPNPDRPTDDRPSCPSR